In Anaerolineales bacterium, one DNA window encodes the following:
- a CDS encoding ThiF family adenylyltransferase, which produces MKIERISHKTLAEAVAGKLVASLVDGSLKPGTQLPPERELIIKFGISRATLREALKTLEKHNFVESRPNVGWFALQVDQSNLTRAKEMAGRNGEQADRPAGSEPPTGPIRVPIAPDKPIRIPNLQKDRLGTFDFISWWDREKVQNAKVMVVGAGALGNEVIKNLALMGIGHIFIVDFDKIELANLSRSVLFRETDSNRSKAEIAAARAKAVNPQVHIQYLNGDITTKMGLGVFRRMDVVIGCLDNREARLAVNRFCYWVNKPWVDGAIQELLGLVRVFIPGQGACYECTLTEQALRDLSLRYSCPLLARQNILLGKVPTTPTIASIIGAMQSQEALKLINNMPVQPGKVTHFNGMVNEMHTTAYVPRDDCESHWAYGTITELPARVERTTLDDLLRIACADLGLNAVIELDQELVTKFECSNCHTVEEVLRPLSEVTVEAGNCPTCGVLREASLTHVITGEETFLHRTLASVGVPPLHVIRAHNGEEYRFYELTGDLADALHFRDFESTIKIEDKKGNHIRLKDKSQIKNGKEPSVLKIRSSRVRLRD; this is translated from the coding sequence ATGAAAATCGAACGAATTTCCCACAAAACGTTGGCTGAGGCTGTTGCAGGGAAGCTGGTTGCGTCATTAGTAGATGGCAGTCTCAAGCCGGGCACACAACTTCCTCCTGAACGCGAGTTGATTATTAAATTTGGGATCAGCCGTGCAACATTGCGGGAGGCGCTCAAAACGCTGGAGAAGCATAACTTCGTCGAGTCGCGCCCGAATGTCGGCTGGTTTGCCCTTCAGGTTGATCAGTCGAACCTGACTCGGGCCAAGGAAATGGCTGGCAGGAATGGTGAGCAGGCTGACCGCCCGGCGGGAAGCGAGCCGCCGACTGGACCGATTCGCGTGCCGATCGCGCCCGATAAGCCGATTCGTATTCCGAATTTGCAGAAGGATCGTCTGGGTACGTTCGATTTTATTTCGTGGTGGGATCGTGAAAAGGTTCAGAATGCGAAGGTGATGGTGGTTGGCGCAGGAGCGCTTGGGAATGAAGTCATCAAAAACCTTGCATTGATGGGCATCGGCCATATATTCATTGTGGATTTTGACAAGATCGAACTTGCCAACTTAAGTCGTTCGGTGCTTTTCCGCGAAACAGATAGCAATCGCAGCAAGGCGGAGATCGCCGCGGCACGTGCAAAAGCTGTAAATCCGCAGGTGCATATTCAATACCTGAATGGCGACATTACGACAAAAATGGGCTTGGGAGTTTTTCGCCGCATGGATGTGGTGATCGGATGCCTTGATAACCGCGAAGCCAGGCTGGCTGTAAACCGATTCTGCTACTGGGTGAACAAACCCTGGGTGGATGGGGCGATCCAGGAGCTTCTCGGATTGGTGCGCGTCTTTATTCCGGGACAGGGAGCCTGTTACGAATGCACGCTCACTGAGCAGGCACTGAGGGACCTATCGCTTCGTTATTCGTGTCCACTATTGGCACGCCAGAATATTTTACTGGGCAAGGTACCCACAACCCCGACAATTGCCTCGATTATTGGTGCAATGCAATCGCAGGAAGCGTTGAAGCTGATCAACAACATGCCGGTCCAACCCGGAAAAGTAACTCACTTTAACGGCATGGTCAATGAAATGCATACAACGGCATATGTACCGCGTGACGATTGCGAATCACACTGGGCCTATGGCACGATCACGGAACTGCCGGCGCGCGTGGAGCGGACAACGCTCGACGACCTGCTCCGCATCGCCTGTGCAGATCTTGGTCTGAATGCCGTTATTGAGCTGGATCAGGAGCTTGTCACGAAATTTGAATGTTCGAACTGTCATACGGTTGAGGAAGTCTTACGTCCTCTCAGTGAAGTGACTGTGGAGGCAGGCAATTGCCCGACCTGTGGCGTTCTGCGTGAAGCTTCCCTGACACACGTCATCACAGGTGAAGAGACATTCCTTCACCGTACTCTGGCAAGTGTTGGTGTGCCTCCGCTTCATGTGATCCGCGCTCATAATGGAGAAGAATATCGGTTCTACGAATTGACTGGCGATCTGGCGGATGCATTGCATTTC
- the rplL gene encoding 50S ribosomal protein L7/L12: protein MSDKLEKLVEELSTLSVLEAADLVKKLEEKWGVSAAAPVAVAAVGGAGAAAEPVEEKTEFDVVIKDPGAKKIDVIKVIRQLTSLGLGEAKTLAETSGSKVLAAVGKDAAMDAKKKLEEAGANVVVE, encoded by the coding sequence ATGTCTGACAAGCTCGAAAAACTCGTGGAAGAACTCTCCACCCTTTCCGTCCTCGAAGCGGCTGATCTCGTAAAGAAACTTGAAGAGAAGTGGGGCGTTTCCGCCGCAGCCCCCGTGGCGGTTGCCGCTGTAGGTGGCGCCGGTGCTGCCGCTGAACCTGTTGAAGAGAAGACCGAGTTCGACGTGGTCATCAAAGATCCCGGCGCGAAGAAGATCGACGTTATCAAGGTCATCCGCCAGTTAACCAGCCTCGGTCTCGGCGAAGCGAAGACCCTCGCCGAGACTTCCGGTTCCAAGGTCCTCGCCGCTGTCGGCAAGGATGCAGCGATGGACGCCAAGAAGAAGCTTGAAGAAGCCGGCGCGAACGTCGTCGTCGAGTAA
- the rplJ gene encoding 50S ribosomal protein L10 yields the protein MAISKQRKEEVQAQYADWIKRSEAVILVEYTGATMKSIDAIRAKIRDAGGEFHIVKNTLVRRVFAESGLDVPADYLVKSTAISFAFTDPASTAKALTDATKGNEFVKVKGALMGGKTLNAAQVKALSDLPPLPVMRATLLGVLQAPAGQLVRTLAEPARGLAAVIKARSESAQAAAA from the coding sequence TTGGCAATTTCCAAACAACGCAAGGAGGAGGTCCAGGCTCAGTATGCAGACTGGATCAAGCGCAGCGAAGCCGTGATCCTTGTGGAATATACCGGCGCGACGATGAAATCCATTGATGCAATCCGCGCAAAGATCCGTGATGCGGGCGGTGAATTCCATATCGTGAAGAATACACTTGTCCGCCGCGTGTTTGCGGAGAGCGGCCTGGATGTTCCAGCGGATTATCTTGTGAAGTCCACTGCGATATCGTTCGCATTCACAGATCCGGCTTCCACGGCGAAGGCATTGACCGATGCAACAAAAGGCAATGAGTTCGTCAAGGTGAAAGGCGCTTTGATGGGCGGCAAGACCCTGAATGCCGCACAAGTGAAGGCGCTTTCCGACCTGCCGCCGCTGCCTGTTATGCGCGCAACATTGCTGGGCGTTTTGCAGGCTCCTGCCGGCCAGCTCGTCCGCACGCTTGCAGAACCCGCTCGTGGTCTCGCGGCTGTTATCAAAGCCCGCTCCGAGAGTGCGCAGGCTGCAGCAGCCTAG
- the rplA gene encoding 50S ribosomal protein L1, whose product MAKHGKKYTAAAAKVDVDKVYSAREAVALAKETSITKFDATVEVHMRTTLDSRQADQQLRDVVVLPHGLGKTVRVLVFAQGEGAAAARAGGADLVADDDETLKKIEGGALDFDVAIATPDAMGKVGRLGRVLGPRGLMPNPKAGTVVAPQDMERAIKEAKAGRVEFRLDKTNNIHVSIGKVSFDADKLYENYMALVDAVNKSRPTGAKGNFVKRITVTTTMGPGIKADPNEHMQGAE is encoded by the coding sequence ATGGCTAAACACGGAAAGAAATATACGGCGGCTGCCGCCAAAGTTGATGTCGACAAGGTGTATTCCGCCCGCGAGGCGGTTGCGCTTGCAAAAGAAACATCCATCACCAAATTCGATGCGACCGTTGAAGTTCATATGCGAACCACGCTTGACTCCCGTCAGGCGGACCAGCAGTTGCGTGATGTGGTCGTGCTCCCTCACGGTCTCGGTAAGACCGTTCGCGTGCTTGTCTTTGCCCAGGGCGAAGGCGCGGCGGCGGCTCGTGCAGGCGGCGCAGATCTTGTTGCCGATGACGATGAGACCTTGAAGAAGATCGAAGGCGGCGCGCTGGATTTCGATGTCGCGATTGCCACGCCCGATGCGATGGGTAAGGTGGGTCGTTTGGGACGTGTGCTTGGTCCGCGCGGGCTGATGCCGAACCCGAAGGCCGGCACGGTGGTTGCCCCGCAGGATATGGAGCGTGCCATCAAGGAAGCCAAGGCCGGGCGTGTGGAATTCCGCCTGGACAAGACCAATAATATTCACGTTTCGATCGGCAAGGTTTCGTTTGATGCCGATAAATTGTACGAGAATTACATGGCTTTGGTGGATGCGGTTAATAAATCCCGCCCGACGGGTGCGAAGGGAAACTTCGTGAAACGCATTACCGTTACCACCACAATGGGGCCCGGCATAAAGGCCGATCCCAACGAACACATGCAAGGAGCCGAGTAA
- the rplK gene encoding 50S ribosomal protein L11 produces MAKKLKAIVRLQLEAGKANPAPPVGPALASHGINIMAFCKEYNARTSNRPGEVLPAEITIYSDGSFTFVLRTPPAAVLLRKAAKVEKGSGVPNKEKVGKVTRAQVREIAELKMKDLNAITLEGAMKQVEGTARSMGITITD; encoded by the coding sequence ATGGCAAAGAAGTTAAAAGCAATCGTTCGTCTTCAGCTCGAGGCCGGCAAGGCAAATCCTGCGCCTCCCGTTGGTCCCGCGCTGGCAAGCCATGGCATCAATATCATGGCGTTCTGCAAGGAATACAATGCCCGTACGTCCAACCGCCCGGGTGAGGTGCTTCCGGCGGAAATCACCATCTACTCCGATGGGTCGTTCACCTTTGTACTTCGCACCCCGCCCGCCGCGGTTCTGCTTCGCAAGGCTGCCAAGGTGGAAAAGGGTTCCGGTGTGCCGAACAAGGAAAAAGTTGGCAAGGTGACCCGCGCCCAGGTAAGGGAAATCGCCGAGTTGAAGATGAAGGACCTGAATGCGATCACGCTCGAAGGCGCGATGAAGCAGGTGGAAGGCACAGCCCGCTCGATGGGCATTACGATCACCGACTAG
- the nusG gene encoding transcription termination/antitermination protein NusG, with the protein MDLPEPQEQNGQEPMEEKAEEQTAPADDSASSPDPTPAPAPETQIPADLPPVEATVEGPAWYVIHCYSGYENKVRHNLEQRIETMGMKDKIFDVVIPTQEEIEVKDGKRRTVERHIFPGYVLVNLALSEESWYVVRNTPGVTGFVGMGNNPTPLRPEEVAQIVKRMEAEAPTVKVTFKVGERVRIVDGPFNDFRGMVSEIDMERTKVRVMVSFFGRETPVELDFLQVEKA; encoded by the coding sequence ATGGATTTACCGGAACCGCAAGAGCAGAATGGACAGGAACCGATGGAGGAAAAAGCCGAGGAGCAAACAGCTCCTGCGGATGATTCCGCTTCCAGCCCGGACCCGACGCCTGCTCCTGCCCCCGAGACGCAGATTCCCGCTGATCTGCCTCCGGTTGAGGCAACCGTTGAGGGTCCCGCCTGGTATGTGATTCACTGTTATTCGGGCTACGAGAACAAGGTCCGTCATAACCTTGAACAACGTATTGAAACGATGGGCATGAAGGACAAGATCTTTGACGTGGTGATTCCCACACAGGAGGAGATTGAGGTCAAGGACGGAAAGCGCCGCACCGTGGAACGTCATATTTTCCCGGGTTATGTGCTGGTGAACCTGGCTCTTTCAGAGGAATCCTGGTATGTGGTTCGCAATACCCCCGGCGTGACAGGTTTCGTCGGCATGGGGAACAATCCCACGCCTTTGCGTCCCGAAGAAGTTGCGCAGATCGTTAAACGCATGGAAGCCGAGGCGCCCACGGTGAAGGTCACGTTTAAGGTGGGGGAGCGTGTCCGTATTGTGGATGGGCCATTCAACGACTTTCGCGGCATGGTCTCCGAGATCGATATGGAGCGCACCAAGGTGCGCGTGATGGTAAGTTTTTTCGGGCGCGAAACGCCCGTGGAGCTGGATTTCCTGCAGGTTGAGAAGGCGTAA
- the secE gene encoding preprotein translocase subunit SecE: MAEKAKRVKKSENAIQRYFRETSGELRKVSWPTWPEAKRLTGLVLLVMVIVGIFLASVDYFAGELLGLVLGF; the protein is encoded by the coding sequence TTGGCTGAGAAAGCAAAGAGAGTCAAGAAAAGCGAAAACGCCATCCAGCGTTACTTCCGCGAAACCTCCGGGGAACTTCGCAAGGTAAGCTGGCCCACGTGGCCCGAAGCAAAGCGCCTCACAGGGCTTGTGCTTCTGGTGATGGTCATCGTTGGGATTTTCCTCGCCAGCGTGGATTACTTCGCTGGCGAACTGCTGGGTTTGGTGCTCGGTTTCTAA
- the rpmG gene encoding 50S ribosomal protein L33, whose protein sequence is MASKKKDVRPVVTLQCNDCKERNYTTEKNRRNDPNRLEFNKYCSRCRKHTLHRETK, encoded by the coding sequence ATGGCTTCGAAGAAGAAGGATGTCCGCCCGGTCGTTACGCTTCAATGTAATGACTGCAAGGAGCGGAATTACACCACCGAAAAGAATCGCCGCAACGATCCCAATCGGCTGGAGTTCAACAAGTATTGCTCACGTTGCAGGAAACACACCCTGCACCGCGAAACGAAGTAG
- the tuf gene encoding elongation factor Tu — protein sequence MAKEKFDRSKPHLNVGTMGHIDHGKTTLTAAITKVAGLAGQADFKAYDQIDNAPEEKARGITINIAHVEYQTDKRHYAHVDMPGHRDYIKNMITGAAQVDGAILVVAAPDGPMPQTREHVLLARQVEVPSIVVFLNKVDMMDDPELLELVELELRELLTNQGFPGDTTPIVRGSAKLALESTSTDPNAPEYAPIKELLRVVDEYIPEPKRETDKPFMMSVEDVFSIKGRGTVVTGRIDRGIIKIGEPIEIIGLRETKSTVCTGVEMFHKQLDEGMAGDNVGLLLRGIEREDVERGQVLAKPKSITPHKKFLAEVYVLKKEEGGRHKAFFSGYRPQFYVRTMDVTGDITLPEGVEMVMPGDNVNLTVELIVPVALEQGSKFAIREGGLTVGAGVVTKIIE from the coding sequence ATGGCGAAGGAAAAATTTGACAGGAGCAAACCGCATCTGAACGTGGGGACGATGGGGCACATCGACCATGGGAAGACCACGCTGACGGCGGCGATCACCAAGGTGGCGGGACTGGCCGGGCAGGCGGATTTCAAGGCCTACGACCAGATCGACAATGCGCCGGAGGAAAAAGCGCGCGGGATCACGATCAACATTGCGCACGTGGAATACCAGACGGACAAGCGCCACTATGCGCACGTGGATATGCCGGGTCACCGCGACTACATCAAGAACATGATCACCGGTGCGGCGCAGGTGGACGGTGCCATTCTGGTGGTGGCGGCCCCGGATGGACCGATGCCGCAGACGCGCGAACACGTGTTGCTGGCGCGACAGGTGGAAGTGCCATCGATCGTGGTCTTCCTCAACAAGGTGGACATGATGGACGATCCCGAGCTGCTCGAGCTGGTGGAACTCGAACTGCGTGAACTGCTGACCAACCAGGGTTTTCCCGGCGACACGACCCCGATCGTACGCGGATCGGCGAAGCTGGCGTTGGAAAGCACGAGTACCGACCCGAATGCCCCCGAGTATGCACCGATCAAGGAGTTGCTGCGCGTGGTGGACGAGTACATTCCCGAGCCGAAGCGAGAAACGGACAAGCCGTTCATGATGTCGGTGGAGGATGTCTTCTCGATCAAGGGACGCGGGACAGTGGTGACGGGTCGTATCGACCGTGGTATTATCAAGATCGGAGAGCCGATCGAGATCATCGGTCTGCGCGAGACGAAGAGCACGGTTTGCACGGGGGTGGAAATGTTCCACAAGCAGCTGGATGAAGGCATGGCGGGAGACAACGTTGGATTGCTGCTGCGCGGCATCGAGCGGGAAGATGTGGAGCGCGGCCAGGTGCTGGCCAAACCGAAATCGATCACCCCGCACAAGAAGTTTCTGGCGGAGGTATACGTGTTGAAGAAGGAGGAGGGCGGGCGTCACAAGGCCTTCTTCAGCGGGTATCGACCGCAGTTCTATGTGCGTACGATGGATGTGACGGGCGACATCACGCTGCCGGAAGGTGTGGAGATGGTCATGCCGGGCGACAACGTCAACCTGACGGTGGAGTTGATCGTGCCGGTGGCCCTCGAGCAGGGCTCCAAGTTCGCCATCCGTGAAGGCGGTCTGACCGTCGGTGCGGGTGTCGTTACCAAGATCATCGAGTAA
- the acpS gene encoding holo-ACP synthase has product MNLSTGVDLIDIDRIREAMERYGEKFLARVFTEAERRECGGRVPSLAARFAAKEATAKALGCGIGNVSWLDIEVRSDENKAPYLVLHGEGERMAMQLGLTSWSLSLSHTENQAIAFVVATG; this is encoded by the coding sequence ATGAACTTATCCACAGGTGTTGACCTCATTGATATTGACCGCATCCGTGAAGCGATGGAACGTTACGGTGAGAAGTTCCTTGCGCGGGTTTTTACAGAAGCGGAACGACGTGAATGCGGCGGACGTGTTCCCTCGCTTGCAGCGCGGTTTGCGGCGAAGGAGGCAACGGCCAAGGCGTTAGGCTGCGGCATTGGGAATGTCAGCTGGTTGGATATTGAGGTCAGGTCGGACGAAAACAAGGCGCCTTATTTGGTTTTGCATGGGGAGGGGGAGCGGATGGCGATGCAATTGGGGCTGACGAGCTGGTCCCTCAGTTTGAGCCATACGGAAAACCAGGCAATTGCCTTTGTGGTTGCGACTGGATAA
- a CDS encoding pitrilysin family protein, translating to MAKPTTKLMSISLPNPRDIYRAVLSNGITVLARSNFNSPSISMGGYLPAGAIFERDEKLGLSGFVASALMRGTQMRSFDAIYNELESVGAGMGFDSGVHNLSFGGRSLVEDLPLLLKLLSESLQSPTFPKDEMERLRAQLLTGLAIRTQDTADMAEMAFDQMLFDGHPYGRPSEGFPETIQSITRKDLKDFHRLHFGPRGMVIAIVGAIRPNRAVEAVEHVLGSWQVPGQADAPILPPHKPVRRTVKRHCKLAGKAQSDLIVGMFGPSRKDPDYMAASLANSVLGQFGMMGRIGDVVRERSGLAYYAYSSLNSGTGPGSWEVSAGVNPSNLKRAIDLIEKELRRFVRHGVTKDELADNQANYIGRLPLSFESNSGVVNAILNIHRYDLGMDYYQRYEGMVRGVTRADVVDTARKYIDPERLVIATAGP from the coding sequence TTGGCAAAGCCTACCACAAAACTCATGAGTATATCCCTGCCAAACCCCAGGGATATTTATCGGGCTGTGCTTTCAAACGGCATTACCGTCCTTGCGCGTTCGAACTTTAACAGTCCATCCATCAGCATGGGAGGATACCTGCCCGCCGGCGCGATCTTCGAGCGTGATGAAAAATTGGGGCTTTCAGGTTTTGTTGCATCCGCCCTGATGCGGGGCACACAAATGCGAAGTTTTGATGCGATCTACAACGAGCTTGAATCTGTAGGCGCTGGCATGGGATTCGATTCGGGTGTCCATAACTTAAGCTTTGGCGGACGTTCGCTCGTGGAGGACCTTCCGCTTTTGCTCAAACTGCTTTCCGAATCCCTGCAATCGCCGACCTTTCCGAAGGATGAGATGGAACGCCTGCGTGCGCAATTGCTCACGGGGCTTGCCATCCGCACGCAGGATACGGCGGATATGGCTGAGATGGCATTCGATCAAATGCTGTTTGACGGGCATCCATATGGCAGACCAAGCGAAGGGTTTCCGGAGACGATCCAATCCATTACGCGAAAGGATCTGAAGGATTTCCATCGCCTCCATTTTGGACCGAGGGGCATGGTCATTGCCATTGTGGGTGCCATCCGCCCGAATAGAGCGGTCGAAGCGGTGGAGCATGTCCTCGGCAGCTGGCAGGTTCCAGGTCAGGCGGATGCGCCGATCCTTCCTCCGCACAAGCCTGTTCGCAGAACAGTGAAACGACATTGCAAGCTTGCCGGCAAAGCCCAGTCTGATCTTATTGTTGGCATGTTCGGACCGAGCCGCAAAGATCCGGACTATATGGCCGCATCGTTGGCGAATTCGGTGTTGGGACAGTTTGGCATGATGGGGCGCATCGGCGATGTGGTGCGTGAAAGATCAGGTCTGGCATATTATGCTTATTCATCCCTGAACTCAGGGACCGGTCCTGGGAGTTGGGAGGTGAGCGCGGGTGTGAACCCGTCGAATTTAAAGAGAGCGATTGATTTGATAGAGAAGGAATTGCGCCGTTTCGTAAGGCATGGCGTGACGAAGGATGAACTGGCGGACAATCAGGCGAATTACATTGGGCGCCTGCCACTTTCGTTCGAATCGAACAGCGGTGTGGTTAATGCTATTTTGAATATTCATCGCTACGATCTGGGCATGGATTACTATCAACGTTATGAAGGCATGGTGCGGGGCGTCACGCGCGCAGATGTGGTGGATACTGCCCGGAAGTATATTGATCCTGAACGTTTGGTAATTGCAACGGCGGGACCATAA
- a CDS encoding pitrilysin family protein — translation MSNPISQVTLKNGMKVMLKEIHTAPIISSWIWYRVGSRDEPTGKTGISHWTEHMMFKGTKKFPANILDKAISREGGHWNASTSHDSTRYYETMPAGKIDLALRLEADRMKNSIFTEKEVASERTVIISEREGHENEPMFRLSEAIQNHAFRVHPYHHEIIGDMADLLAITRDDLYAHYRTYYVPNNAVLSVAGDFETRPLLKRIRQLFERIPKGPNPPRLARPEPQQKGEIRFSIEGPGETTFIQLAYHFPSATDPDYFPLQVLDSLLNGASGLSYKTSRLYRALVDKGHAVDVSGWSQASIDPHLYRITITGHPKRKPEDALAVLDKEINTLQDELVSSAEIRRAVKQARAVFAYGSENVTHQAFWMGYTAMFSTYDWFTTYLDKLGKVTPRDVQRVARTYFQPANRVIGTYIPKGLEG, via the coding sequence ATGTCAAATCCCATCTCGCAAGTCACCCTTAAGAACGGCATGAAGGTCATGCTCAAAGAGATCCACACCGCGCCGATCATATCCTCGTGGATCTGGTACCGTGTTGGCTCGCGTGACGAACCGACCGGTAAAACCGGCATCTCGCATTGGACCGAGCACATGATGTTCAAGGGGACGAAAAAATTTCCCGCAAACATTCTGGATAAAGCCATTTCGCGCGAAGGCGGGCACTGGAATGCGTCCACGTCCCATGACTCAACGCGCTATTATGAAACCATGCCGGCCGGTAAAATTGATCTCGCCCTGCGCCTCGAAGCAGACCGCATGAAGAACAGCATCTTTACTGAAAAAGAAGTCGCCTCCGAGCGAACGGTCATTATTTCCGAGCGGGAAGGCCATGAGAATGAGCCGATGTTCAGGTTGAGCGAGGCCATCCAGAACCATGCATTTCGTGTGCATCCATATCACCATGAGATCATCGGTGATATGGCGGACCTGCTTGCCATCACCCGCGATGACCTGTACGCGCATTACCGCACTTATTATGTCCCCAATAACGCAGTGCTTTCAGTAGCCGGTGATTTTGAAACAAGGCCGCTCTTGAAGCGCATCAGGCAATTATTCGAACGCATCCCCAAAGGACCAAATCCGCCTCGGCTCGCGCGTCCGGAACCGCAGCAAAAGGGGGAGATACGTTTTTCCATTGAGGGTCCCGGTGAGACAACCTTCATTCAACTTGCCTATCATTTTCCCAGCGCCACGGACCCGGACTATTTCCCTCTTCAGGTGCTGGACAGTCTGCTCAATGGGGCGAGCGGCCTTTCCTATAAAACATCCCGTCTCTATCGAGCACTCGTGGACAAAGGCCATGCAGTGGATGTCTCCGGCTGGTCACAAGCCAGCATAGATCCCCACCTTTATCGCATCACGATCACTGGTCATCCCAAACGGAAACCCGAAGATGCATTGGCGGTTCTGGATAAAGAAATCAATACGTTGCAGGATGAACTGGTCTCCAGCGCTGAGATCAGGCGGGCGGTGAAACAGGCACGCGCTGTCTTTGCCTATGGAAGCGAGAATGTTACCCATCAGGCGTTTTGGATGGGATACACCGCCATGTTCTCAACGTATGACTGGTTCACGACCTACTTGGATAAACTTGGCAAGGTCACCCCGCGGGACGTGCAGCGCGTGGCACGTACCTATTTCCAACCCGCCAACCGCGTCATCGGCACATATATTCCGAAAGGTTTGGAGGGGTAA
- a CDS encoding FAD-dependent oxidoreductase encodes MENKFFVAVIGAGPAGLFGARELANQDVRVAMFNRDIKAGGLAEYGIYPEKHAMKDGLRRQFRQILDLANIDYYGNISVGTNGDLTLDDIRALGFDAVLVTAGAQGTKSLGLPGEELGGVYHAKDVVYFYNKLPPFSRKNFRFGKRCAIIGAGNVMVDIARHLISVQKAEEVTAVVRRGPAEVNFTKDEMKHLISYLDLDEFDREMERVKPALEAIHQDLEIGRHKILDSLTKADPKIENAKFHFDFLASPTAMHGENGLLTKLEVEDNILTEKDGRTSAKGTGTKRLINVDTVIFAIGDRVDDAFGLPVEWNEFVKSESPRFPVDGLSYESTVEGVFVGGWSRKASDGLVGYARKDGVNAGKSVLQYLQTKLPAGLDADMVVEKMKSLHKSVITKDDLKRLEVVEAEEAKKRGLEEFKFASNEEMLQAMGLIETA; translated from the coding sequence GTGGAAAATAAATTCTTTGTCGCCGTGATCGGCGCAGGGCCGGCCGGCCTGTTTGGCGCACGCGAACTTGCAAACCAGGATGTGCGTGTGGCGATGTTTAATCGTGACATAAAAGCCGGCGGTCTCGCAGAATACGGCATTTACCCTGAAAAACATGCAATGAAGGATGGGCTGCGCAGGCAGTTCCGACAAATACTCGACCTTGCGAACATTGATTACTATGGAAATATCTCTGTCGGCACGAACGGCGACCTGACGCTTGACGATATACGCGCGCTCGGTTTTGATGCCGTGCTTGTTACGGCTGGCGCCCAAGGGACCAAGTCGCTTGGTTTGCCGGGCGAGGAACTGGGGGGCGTATATCACGCCAAGGACGTTGTCTATTTCTACAATAAACTGCCTCCATTCAGCCGCAAGAATTTCCGTTTTGGAAAACGCTGCGCCATCATTGGTGCAGGCAATGTGATGGTGGATATTGCGCGTCATCTTATCTCTGTGCAAAAAGCCGAGGAAGTGACCGCCGTCGTACGTCGCGGTCCGGCCGAGGTGAACTTCACCAAGGACGAAATGAAGCACCTGATCTCCTACCTGGATTTGGATGAATTTGACAGGGAAATGGAGCGTGTTAAGCCGGCTCTTGAAGCGATCCATCAGGACCTTGAAATTGGCCGCCATAAAATTTTAGATTCCCTCACGAAGGCAGACCCAAAGATCGAGAACGCAAAATTCCATTTTGACTTCCTCGCCTCGCCCACCGCCATGCACGGTGAGAACGGCTTGTTGACCAAGCTGGAAGTTGAAGACAACATCCTGACCGAGAAGGATGGCAGGACGAGCGCCAAAGGTACCGGCACCAAACGCCTGATTAACGTGGATACTGTCATCTTCGCAATCGGCGACAGGGTGGACGATGCCTTCGGCCTGCCGGTGGAATGGAATGAGTTTGTTAAGAGCGAGAGCCCGCGCTTCCCTGTGGATGGTCTATCCTATGAATCTACCGTTGAAGGGGTATTCGTCGGCGGCTGGTCGCGCAAGGCGAGTGATGGACTCGTCGGCTATGCCCGCAAGGACGGCGTGAACGCAGGCAAATCCGTCCTGCAATATTTACAAACCAAATTGCCTGCCGGCCTCGATGCGGATATGGTGGTGGAAAAAATGAAATCCCTTCACAAATCCGTCATCACAAAGGACGACCTCAAGCGGCTTGAAGTGGTTGAGGCAGAGGAGGCCAAAAAGCGCGGATTGGAGGAATTCAAATTCGCGAGCAACGAAGAGATGCTGCAGGCGATGGGTCTCATCGAAACCGCGTAA